In the Ilumatobacteraceae bacterium genome, one interval contains:
- the ispD gene encoding 2-C-methyl-D-erythritol 4-phosphate cytidylyltransferase: MPPPPIVWTIVVGGGSGQRFGRPKQYEPIGDERIIDRSRRIAAEVSDGVVVVVPAADAEREAAVAGGATRSESVRAGLAHVPDDCSVICIHDAARPLASAELFRAVIDAVRAGADGAVPGVAVSDTIKIVDPSGSVIDTPDRSTLVAVQTPQAFRASALRAAHAGAAEGTDDASLVEACGGRVVVVAGEASNRKVTHPDDLAWVRSAIMDGVGRSAEE, from the coding sequence GTGCCGCCCCCACCCATCGTCTGGACGATCGTCGTCGGCGGGGGTTCGGGGCAGCGATTCGGTCGCCCGAAGCAGTACGAACCGATCGGCGACGAGCGGATCATCGATCGGTCGCGACGCATCGCGGCGGAGGTCTCCGACGGTGTCGTGGTGGTCGTACCGGCCGCCGACGCCGAGCGCGAAGCGGCCGTCGCCGGCGGTGCGACCCGCTCCGAGAGCGTCCGCGCCGGGTTGGCGCACGTGCCCGACGACTGTTCGGTGATCTGTATCCACGATGCGGCCCGCCCGCTCGCGTCGGCCGAACTCTTCCGCGCCGTGATCGACGCGGTCCGTGCCGGCGCCGACGGTGCGGTGCCGGGTGTCGCCGTGTCCGACACGATCAAGATCGTGGATCCGTCTGGCTCGGTGATCGACACGCCCGACCGGTCCACGCTGGTGGCCGTGCAGACACCGCAGGCGTTCCGGGCGTCAGCACTGCGTGCGGCACATGCCGGCGCCGCCGAGGGCACCGACGACGCATCGTTGGTGGAAGCGTGCGGCGGACGGGTGGTCGTCGTCGCCGGCGAGGCGAGCAACCGCAAGGTGACACATCCCGATGATCTGGCCTGGGTGCGTTCTGCCATCATGGACGGCGTCGGCCGGTCGGCCGAGGAGTGA
- a CDS encoding sortase has protein sequence MSAFDPSTPLDPSSDEVVGAARLGRRRFLAGAGAAAGVAAIAVTVPTGSAAAASPAGASRFVALPSAVRVVDTREPARYAFTRPDPNRVRVVVAGEHDVSPQASAAVLTVTAVNGSQPNFVTVFPAGGEVPIASNLNLVSPGEVNANLATVKLGDGGSIDVYWLNGCDVIVDVLGYYEPVDSAVTAGRFVGLADAQRALDTRPNLVASRSYTVVDVTRYVPRDASSVVVNLTATETTGPSFFTALPYDATEDEDPGTSSLNVSRAGDTRAAGVIVPVPTIDGRRRIKVFTLFPAKLIVDVVGHFTGETSSSSENGLFVPVDPVRLLDTRLPGQMGKLWQNWVVEVKMPAAIAANASAIVANVTGVETRGPGFLTVTGARQRITTTSNVNFSGAGQVVPNHVITPVTATHGVQVFSSHGAHVLVDLAGYFTGAPKAAQQPVYVNPTPPPPPPPWILQVPPIGLTSTVYEGNAASITDSGHSWHWSGTGYLGTENAHVALFGHRTEAGGPYRYLHYLKTGDLFTVSSGDRREYTYRVVRRDLTDKNNANILAATRFHPGTTMSLVACTVGYDRTKSAYPDPWAPTSLLYRIIVTGELVSWREF, from the coding sequence ATGAGCGCCTTCGACCCCTCCACACCACTCGACCCGTCGAGCGACGAGGTCGTCGGTGCCGCTCGGCTCGGCCGTCGCCGTTTCCTGGCGGGCGCCGGGGCCGCAGCCGGTGTCGCGGCGATCGCCGTCACCGTCCCGACGGGGTCCGCCGCGGCGGCGAGCCCCGCCGGAGCGAGCCGGTTCGTGGCGTTGCCGTCGGCCGTTCGTGTCGTCGACACCCGCGAGCCGGCCCGATACGCCTTCACGAGGCCGGACCCGAATCGCGTCCGCGTCGTCGTCGCCGGCGAACACGACGTCTCGCCGCAGGCGTCGGCGGCCGTCTTGACGGTGACCGCCGTCAACGGTTCGCAACCCAACTTCGTCACCGTGTTCCCGGCGGGCGGTGAGGTGCCGATCGCCAGCAACCTCAACCTCGTGTCGCCCGGTGAGGTCAACGCCAACCTCGCCACGGTCAAGCTCGGGGACGGCGGCTCGATCGACGTCTACTGGCTGAACGGGTGTGACGTGATCGTCGACGTGCTCGGCTACTACGAGCCCGTCGACTCGGCGGTCACGGCAGGGCGGTTCGTCGGTCTCGCCGACGCGCAGCGTGCACTCGACACCCGTCCGAATCTCGTGGCGAGCCGGTCGTACACCGTCGTCGACGTCACGAGGTACGTGCCGCGTGACGCCTCGTCGGTGGTCGTCAACCTGACCGCGACCGAGACCACCGGGCCGAGCTTCTTCACGGCGCTGCCGTACGACGCCACCGAGGACGAAGACCCCGGCACATCGAGCCTCAACGTGTCCCGCGCCGGCGACACCCGCGCCGCCGGCGTGATCGTGCCGGTCCCGACGATCGACGGACGACGGCGCATCAAGGTCTTCACGCTGTTCCCGGCCAAGCTGATCGTCGATGTCGTCGGCCACTTCACCGGCGAGACGAGTTCGTCGTCCGAGAACGGGCTGTTCGTCCCGGTCGACCCGGTGCGGTTGCTCGACACGCGCCTGCCGGGCCAGATGGGCAAGCTCTGGCAGAACTGGGTCGTCGAGGTGAAGATGCCCGCGGCGATCGCCGCCAACGCGTCGGCGATCGTGGCCAACGTGACCGGCGTCGAGACCCGAGGGCCGGGTTTCCTGACGGTCACGGGTGCCCGCCAGCGGATCACCACGACGTCGAACGTCAACTTCTCCGGCGCCGGGCAGGTCGTGCCGAACCACGTGATCACGCCGGTCACGGCCACCCACGGCGTGCAGGTCTTCTCGTCGCACGGCGCACACGTGCTCGTCGACCTCGCCGGCTACTTCACCGGCGCACCCAAGGCGGCGCAGCAGCCGGTGTACGTCAATCCGACACCGCCGCCCCCGCCGCCCCCGTGGATTCTCCAGGTGCCACCGATCGGTCTGACGAGCACCGTCTACGAAGGCAACGCCGCGAGCATCACCGACTCCGGTCACAGTTGGCACTGGTCGGGGACGGGGTACCTGGGCACCGAGAACGCTCACGTGGCGTTGTTCGGGCACCGCACCGAAGCGGGGGGACCGTACCGGTACCTCCACTACCTGAAGACCGGCGACCTGTTCACGGTCTCGTCGGGGGATCGTCGCGAGTACACGTACCGCGTGGTGCGGCGCGACCTGACCGACAAGAACAACGCCAACATCCTCGCGGCCACCCGCTTCCACCCCGGCACGACGATGTCGCTGGTGGCGTGCACGGTCGGCTACGACCGGACCAAGAGCGCCTACCCCGACCCGTGGGCGCCGACGAGCTTGCTGTACCGGATCATCGTGACCGGCGAACTGGTCTCCTGGCGCGAGTTCTGA
- the ispF gene encoding 2-C-methyl-D-erythritol 2,4-cyclodiphosphate synthase, translating to MMIRVGQGFDIHRHSDDEARPLVLGGCRFDGERGLVGHSDADVPAHAAADALLGAAGLGDLGRHFPDTDPTWAHADSLEILSAVSVMVRQAGWSIGNIDVKLVCERPKIAQRKDEMERNLTNAAGAPVTVSGRRAEGLGAIGRHEGIMALAVAVITAEATS from the coding sequence ATGATGATCCGGGTCGGACAGGGCTTCGACATCCACCGCCACAGCGACGACGAGGCGCGCCCGCTCGTGCTCGGCGGTTGTCGATTCGACGGCGAGCGGGGCCTCGTCGGGCACAGCGACGCCGACGTTCCGGCGCACGCAGCCGCCGACGCCCTGCTCGGAGCAGCCGGCCTCGGTGACCTCGGTCGGCACTTCCCCGACACCGACCCGACCTGGGCGCACGCGGATTCTCTCGAGATTTTGTCGGCGGTTTCGGTCATGGTCAGACAAGCTGGGTGGTCGATCGGGAACATCGACGTGAAGCTCGTCTGTGAACGCCCGAAGATCGCTCAGCGGAAGGACGAGATGGAGCGCAACCTGACCAATGCCGCCGGCGCGCCGGTCACGGTGTCGGGCCGACGGGCCGAGGGCCTCGGAGCCATCGGCCGGCACGAGGGCATCATGGCGCTCGCCGTCGCCGTCATCACCGCCGAGGCGACCTCGTGA
- the rlmB gene encoding 23S rRNA (guanosine(2251)-2'-O)-methyltransferase RlmB — MSGRQKRGPGQGRGGRAAAGRRSGPPRSRGAGRTGPTRRDGDPKPARSNKGLGGEQVEGRQAVRELLLAQRRKVHEIWISSELQDNEAVEDIQTIAAANRVPITYVARKRLETTARSEAPQGVLAMAAPLQEADLGQFLRRRGAQPPFLVAVDGVTDPGNLGAIVRSCDGAGVDAVVLPRHRAVHVTPTVAKASAGAIEHLPISVVSGLPSTLQRMRDAGIWVIGLDDAADRTLFEISDLATEAVCVVLGAEGAGLSRLVRERCDMIVSIPMSGRLSSLNVSAAAALATYEIARHRAPRPE; from the coding sequence GTGAGCGGCCGACAGAAGCGCGGGCCCGGCCAGGGCCGTGGCGGCCGGGCCGCCGCCGGCCGCCGTTCCGGGCCGCCGCGCAGCCGTGGCGCCGGTCGCACGGGGCCCACCCGCCGCGACGGCGATCCCAAACCGGCCCGCAGCAACAAGGGGCTCGGCGGCGAACAGGTCGAGGGGCGCCAGGCCGTCCGCGAACTCCTGCTCGCGCAACGCCGCAAGGTGCACGAGATCTGGATCTCGTCCGAGCTGCAGGACAACGAAGCGGTCGAGGACATCCAGACCATCGCCGCGGCCAACCGTGTGCCGATCACGTACGTGGCGCGCAAGCGGCTCGAGACGACGGCGCGCAGCGAGGCCCCCCAGGGGGTGCTGGCGATGGCGGCGCCCTTGCAGGAGGCCGACCTCGGTCAGTTCCTCCGACGCCGGGGCGCGCAGCCGCCGTTCCTGGTCGCCGTCGACGGGGTGACCGACCCGGGCAACCTCGGCGCGATCGTGCGCAGCTGCGACGGTGCCGGCGTCGACGCCGTGGTGCTCCCTCGGCATCGGGCCGTGCACGTCACGCCGACGGTCGCGAAGGCATCGGCCGGCGCGATCGAGCACCTGCCGATCTCGGTCGTCTCGGGGCTGCCGAGCACGCTGCAGCGGATGCGCGACGCCGGCATCTGGGTGATCGGCCTCGACGACGCCGCCGATCGAACCCTGTTCGAGATCTCCGACCTCGCGACCGAGGCGGTCTGCGTCGTGCTCGGCGCCGAGGGCGCCGGTCTGTCGCGGCTCGTCCGTGAGCGTTGCGACATGATCGTCAGCATTCCGATGTCGGGCCGCTTGAGCTCGCTCAACGTCTCGGCCGCGGCAGCGCTCGCGACGTACGAGATCGCACGTCATCGGGCACCACGACCGGAATGA
- a CDS encoding Crp/Fnr family transcriptional regulator has translation MTDHVERLSRTSFFADAAPAQLEQVAASGQERDLVRGDVLFNEGDAPDALYLVTRGRIAIAMSSPIDRRESVVALMEPGDLFGDMGMLDDGPRSALARALEPSAVLQIPFEPVRTLFNEDPRLLWNVARLLATRLRVMDEVLADSVFLDVTGRTAKRLLELANGSDDFQLPVTQEELAGMVGASRERVNKAIASFIRLGWLEQHDRNYRIVQRDRLELRSR, from the coding sequence ATGACCGACCATGTCGAGCGGCTCTCCCGCACCTCGTTCTTCGCCGACGCAGCTCCCGCACAGCTCGAACAAGTCGCCGCGTCCGGCCAGGAACGCGACCTCGTGCGCGGCGACGTCCTGTTCAACGAAGGCGACGCCCCCGATGCCCTCTACCTGGTCACCCGCGGTCGGATCGCGATCGCGATGTCGAGCCCGATCGACCGGCGCGAGAGCGTCGTGGCGCTGATGGAGCCCGGCGACCTGTTCGGCGACATGGGCATGCTCGACGACGGACCCCGGTCGGCCCTCGCCCGGGCACTCGAGCCGTCGGCGGTGCTCCAGATCCCGTTCGAGCCCGTTCGGACCCTCTTCAACGAAGACCCGCGCCTGCTCTGGAACGTCGCCCGCCTCCTCGCCACCCGGCTCCGGGTGATGGATGAGGTGCTCGCCGACTCGGTGTTCCTCGACGTCACCGGTCGGACCGCCAAGCGGCTGCTCGAACTCGCGAACGGCTCCGACGACTTCCAGCTCCCGGTCACCCAGGAAGAACTCGCCGGCATGGTCGGCGCGTCACGTGAACGTGTCAACAAGGCGATCGCCAGCTTCATCCGGCTCGGCTGGCTCGAACAGCACGATCGCAACTACCGCATCGTGCAGCGCGACCGGCTCGAGCTCCGCTCACGCTGA